The Podospora pseudocomata strain CBS 415.72m chromosome 1 map unlocalized CBS415.72m_1, whole genome shotgun sequence genome has a segment encoding these proteins:
- a CDS encoding uncharacterized protein (EggNog:ENOG503P5HJ), producing MEMGSFPPAVGMDHHYQYGYLSHNPFQQQQVQLQQPQPPASRLSRKRKPDAPPENNERLSKRMSLLNLEHSGPKLYVPVEQGDSHNQSLPDLNAIHHQQQLQSQRRSHGHHKHTPMDDSMMQLDDTKHKVYIYNLDDELSSSDNETDDGKLIFLPDIEKHLKSHRIPPNILASPSPQEMADRQLVLYRVPSSITVPEEQDSVRKAIIEARQRMREKQEAERAAAAMREVPVDSTVMFSAPQASSSSAEDPDAMELD from the exons atggagatggggagcttCCCACCCGCTGTGGGCATGGACCACCACTATCAATATGGATACCTCAGTCACAACCCtttccagcagcaacaagttcagcttcaacaa ccacaaccaccggCATCTCGCCTCTCCCGTAAGCGCAAACCAGATGCTCCCCCAGAGAACAACGAGCGCCTCTCCAAGCGCATGAGCCTGCTGAATCTCG AACACTCTGGACCCAAACTCTACGTCCCCGTTGAACAAGGTGACAGCCACAACCAATCCTTACCCGATCTCAatgccatccatcatcaacaacaactccaaTCCCAGCGCCGTAGCCATGGCCACCACAAACACACCCCCATGGATGACTCCATGATGCAGCTCGACGACACAAAGCACAAAGTCTACATTtacaacctcgacgacgagctcTCCTCGTCCGACAATGAGACTGACGACGGGAAactcatcttcctccccgacATTGAGAAGCACCTCAAGTCCCACCGCATCCCTCCAAACATTCTCGCTTCCCCCTCGCCACAAGAGATGGCCGATAGACAACTTGTTTTGTACCGGGTACCTTCTTCTATCACGGTACCGGAAGAGCAAGACAGCGTGCGCAAGGCTATCATCGAGGCGAGACAACggatgagggagaagcaggaggcTGAGAGGGCTGCTGCCGCGATGAGGGAGGTTCCAGTGGATAGCACGGTCATGTTTTCCGCGCCACAggcttcgtcgtcatcagCAGAGGATCCAGATGCCATGGAGCTCGACTAG
- a CDS encoding uncharacterized protein (EggNog:ENOG503P6UI; COG:S) produces the protein MAIATLLPRQTYYYRNCTRDEDGFLISDENCYISFWNTKAGIIVKWSLFLAILLSLTLYLLIGYFHARKRVRSGLPPLGYHRFLVNRATLAQVDPRYRYPQSTFTPYNHNGDGYQYYNMQGMPPPPVYDPNAPRPPVYEPPAGVSKYGEGNGNGTTPPPPQDNGYIYSPPPGPPPPAVVAPVPSSSLNEQYAPPPGPPPFTLQPQGTGNTNNPFRS, from the exons atGGCCATCGCCACGCTTCTACCCAGGCAAACCTACTACTACCGCAACTGCACCCGAGACGAAGATGGCTTTCTCATCAGCGACGAAAACTGCTACATCTCCTTCTGGAACACAAAG GCCGGCATAATAGTCAAATggtccctcttcctcgccatcctcctctccctcaccctctaCCTCCTAATAGGCTACTTCCACGCCCGGAAACGCGTCCGCTCCGGCCTCCCCCCGCTGGGATACCACCGCTTCCTCGTCAACCGcgccaccctcgcccaagTCGACCCCCGATATCGATACCCCCAATCCACCTTCACCCCTTACAACCACAACGGGGACGGGTATCAATACTACAACATGCAAGgaatgccaccaccaccagtctACGATCCCAACGCGCCACGGCCGCCGGTTTACGAACCGCCTGCTGGAGTCTCTAAATATGGGGAGGGtaatgggaatgggacgacaccaccaccaccgcaggaTAATGGGTATATCTactccccaccaccgggaccaccaccaccagcggtGGTCGCGCCAGTGCCAAGTAGCAGCTTGAATGAGCAGTacgcccctccccctgggCCACCACCATTCACACTACAACCTCAAGGAACGGGGAATACCAACAACCCGTTCAGGAGCTAG
- the PTC7 gene encoding Protein phosphatase 2C 7 (BUSCO:EOG09263I4U; EggNog:ENOG503NX30; COG:T) yields the protein MVATISATRALRLPYRSASLRLLTPPTTPSPYRSSLRAASTFTTRKQKPPSKQPNTPGQPPTTPMKPTNALLFSTCPATMLGPSSSSPQQCPSTKYHYHLAASYIAKSRPFDPQTHLFQFNPYNRLSQPPKSPKRPKSSRPESGQDAFFISQLGASPSSGEVALGVADGVGGWMDSGVDPADFSHAFCDYMAANASSSDPPSTARELMQRGYEAVCHDESIKAGGSTAIVGLLSSNGKMEVANLGDSGFILLRRGGVHASSEPQTHAFNTPYQLSVVPPSMLLRAAAFGGAQLMDQPRDAEVTRHGLRHGDVVVFASDGLWDNLFEGDILRIVSSVMRERGVWRVNGERGCVVEEDIKSVTEGKTTLQGRLATEIVRQAKIASVDPKLDGPFAKEVKKYYPHEVWRGGKEDDICVVVVVVEEEGGAGSVKAKL from the coding sequence atGGTCGCGACAATTAGCGCGACCCGCGCGCTTCGACTCCCCTACCGATCAGCCTCCCTCCGACTTCTCACCCCTCCGACGACACCGTCCCCCTACCGATCGAGCCTCCGCGCCGCCTCAACATTCACAACCCGCAAGCAAAAACCCCCATCAAAACAGCCCAACACCCCAGggcaaccaccaacaaccccaatgaaaccaaccaacgccctcctcttctcaacCTGCCCCGCAACCATGCTCggcccctcctcttcatctccacaACAATGCCCCAGCACCAAATATCACTACCACCTCGCAGCCTCCTACATAGCCAAATCCCGGCCCTTcgacccccaaacccacctctTCCAATTCAACCCCTACAACCGCCTCTCCCAACCACCCAAATCCCCCAAACGTCCCAAATCCTCCCGGCCAGAATCAGGTCAGGACGCGTTTTTCATCAGTCAGCTAGgtgcctccccctccagcggAGAAGTCGCCCTAGGAGTGGCAGACGGCGTAGGAGGGTGGATGGACAGCGGAGTCGACCCAGCCGACTTCTCCCATGCGTTCTGCGACTACATGGCCGCCAacgcatcatcatccgacCCGCCGTCAACAGCACGGGAGCTCATGCAAAGGGGCTACGAGGCTGTCTGTCATGATGAGAGCATCAAAGCCGGGGGTAGCACCGCCATTGTTGGCTTGTTGTCCTCCAACGGGAAGATGGAAGTCGCCAATCTGGGGGATAGCGGGTTTATACTTCTCAGAAGGGGGGGCGTCCACGCGAGCAGCGAACCGCAGACTCATGCGTTTAACACGCCGTATCAGCTCAGCGTTGTGCCGCCTTCTATGCTGTTGCGGGCGGCGGCTTTTGGGGGCGCGCAGTTGATGGATCAGCCTAGGGATGCCGAGGTCACGAGACATGGGCTGAGGcatggggatgtggttgtttttgctAGCGATGGGCTGTGGGATAATCTATTTGAGGGGGATATTTTGAGGATTGTGAGCTCGGTtatgagggagaggggggtttggagggttaatggggagaggggatgtgtggtggaggaggatatcaagaGTGTGACTGAGGGGAAGACGACGCTGCAGGGGAGGCTGGCTACGGAGATTGTTAGGCAGGCGAAGATTGCGAGTGTGGATCCGAAGCTGGATGGGCCGTTTgcgaaggaggtgaagaagtaTTACCCGCAtgaggtttggagggggggaaaggaggatgatatttgtgtggtggtggttgttgttgaggaggagggtggggcGGGGAGTGTGAAGGCGAAGTTGTAA
- a CDS encoding uncharacterized protein (EggNog:ENOG503P797; COG:S), whose translation MKYSFATVLALATAALARPKFTNSNYDVVVGEPFTLRWDSAEGNVKISLYKGTAGDENSFKPVEVLTTTSGASGSFTYTPTDSLNGDYAFVIEDESENPRNFSPPFPLEGTEVVTSATTSVTTITTTAESSTETSTESSTETETSTESTTATTLETTTTAPPTSTRRAQETETAPPNTNNGQRFASSLALVLGTVAALVFFN comes from the exons ATGAAGTACTCTTTCGCCACCGTTCTCGCTCTTGCGACCGCCGCTCTCGCCAGGCCCAAGTTCACGAACTCCAACTACGATGTTGTCGTCGGCGAGCCTTTCACTCTCAGGTGGGACTCTGCCGAGGGCAATGTCAAGATTTCGCTCTACAAGGGCACAGCCGGAGATGAGAACAGCTTCAAGCCCGTCGAGGTCCTTACTA CCACCTCCGGCGCTAGCGGCTCCTTCACCTACACTCCCACCGACAGCTTGAACGGCGACTATGCCTTTGTCATTGAGGACGAGAGCGAGAACCCCCGCAACTTCAGCCCACCTTTCCCTCTTGAGGGTACCGAGGTCGTCAcctctgccaccacctctgtgaccaccatcaccaccactgctgaGTCCTCCACCGAGACCTCCACCGAGTCTTCTACTGAGACTGAGACCTCCACCGAGTCCACCACTGCTACCA ctctcgagaccaccaccactgccccaCCCACCAGCACTCGCCGCGCCCAAGAAACCGAGACTGctccccccaacaccaacaacggccaGCGCTTTGCTTCCTCGCTCGCGCTTGTCCTCGGTACTGTTGCCGCCCTTGTCTTCTTTAACTAA
- a CDS encoding uncharacterized protein (COG:S; EggNog:ENOG503NYCQ) yields the protein MAFSFSFAGDDIEDDGRPLTPPPQVKKSAVASPAGAGAFPVQGKSQLPPASHDLEDMLSKLPSKIAFNLLGVDLQDGSTLQIPRRELWDVRAQLMAEDDGENPSESEAGLGEHDVKTGIYEGGFKSWESSVDMVKVLASEKPADFLNQEPCVLIELGCGTALPSLALFHWALSERKSQPRHPLVLTLADYNPSVLYLVTLPNLILAWALQQRSRVALVEEAFTPDGELDLTPEVIAAFKDSLVSNQITLRFLSGAWSPEFVDILYSSPNAPSLADNTKTLVLGSETIYSPFALDRFGETLLLILERERKDRPSGSARAVIGAKKLYFGVGGSLDDFVEKMRGLGTTVNNLFEERTGVVRGVVDCQLS from the exons ATGGCCTTTTCATTCTCGTTCGCCGGCGATGATATAGAAGACGATGGTCGTCCGctcacccctccaccccaagtCAAGAAGTCAGCTGTGGCCTCGCCCGCGGGGGCTGGTGCATTTCCAGTTCAGGGCAAGTCCCAATtaccaccagccagccatgaTCTCGAGGACATGCTTTCGAAGCTACCCTCCAAGATAGCCTTCAACCTGCTCGGTGTCGATCTTCAGGATGGTAGCACACTCCAAATACCAAGGCGTGAGCTCTGGGATGTGCGGGCTCAGCTGAtggctgaggatgatggggaaaaCCCATCTGAGTCAGAGGCTGGTCTTGGGGAGCACGACGTCAAGACGGGCATTTATGAGGGTGGCTTCAAGAGCTGGGAGAGCAGTGTTGATATGGTCAAGGTCTTGGCATCGGAAAAGCCGGCCGATTTTTTGAATCAAGAGCCGTGTGTCTTGATCGAG CTCGGCTGCGGCACGGCCTTGCCCTCTCTCGCACTCTTTCACTGGGCCTTGAGCGAAAGAAAGTCACAACCGAGACACCCGTTGGTGCTCACGCTTGCAGACTATAACCCCTCTGTGCTCTATCTGGTGACGTTGCCCAATCTCATCTTGGCCTGGGCTCTTCAGCAACGAAGCCGAGTAGCGCTCGTCGAAGAGGCTTTTACACCCGACGGAGAACTCGATCTGACACCGGAGGTTATCGCTGCTTTCAAGGACTCTCTGGTTTCCAACCAGATCACTTTGAGATTTCTTTCTGGTGCTTGGTCACCAGAGTTTGTGGATATTCTCTACAGCTCACCGAATGCCCCAAGTCTTGCGGACAATACCAAGACTCTTGTGCTTGGTTCGGAGACTATTTACTCTCCTTTTGCCCTTGATAGATTCGGCGAGACTCTTCTTCTGATTCTTGAGCGAGAGCGGAAAGACAGACCAAGCGGTTCTGCCAGAGCTGTCATTGGCGCAAAGAAGCTTTACTTTGGCGTTGGAGGCTCGCTGGATGATTTTGTAGAAAAGATGAGGGGCCTTGGGACAACAGTGAACAACCTGTTTGAGGAACGCACTGGTGTTGTCAGAGGCGTCGTCGACTGCCAGCTCTCATGA
- a CDS encoding uncharacterized protein (EggNog:ENOG503NUI0; COG:Q), translating to MVMDSCGDRYPDRLGRDGATLNFPSLNVSYTVREQPLGTARPIRIVGIGAGASGLNVIRTLRLNLTNYEVVVYEKNIDVGGTWFENQYPGCRCDVPSHSYQFSWRPKKDWTNFFSSAEEIEDYLCQVADEEGLRGSIKTSHEVVSAVWNEGDGQWELRIRNLENGQEFEDYATFLLNGSGILNNWKWPDVQDLTVFKGTLIHTARWPKDFDHTGKTIAIIGNGSTGVQVLPALQPGAAKIHHIFRTPSWVIPPRIHAWKVMGQATEVWDKIQLDAEENFSEETIEKFKSDPEFYRDFVKRIEVEVNSAFPVVLAKSPVQAFARAKVAEYMTAMLGGNEQLCKALIPDFPLGCRRMTPGHGYLQALTKPNVEVRRTDMKRFVPEGIELASGEILKVDAIICATGFETSFCPRFPIIGRDGANLQDRWRQEIPKAYMSCAVPSLPNYFMFLGPNAPIGHGSVFTLSEHIAKYITTIIKKVQTEGIKSIAPSQAAVDDYFEHITHFMPATTWAAPGRSWFKMGREEGPVVALHPGSRIHFFHMLERFRGEDWEYEWDNARGNRFGYLGNGFSTREVGDEKGDLAWYLDEPATIS from the exons ATGGTAATGGACTCTTGCGGCGACAGATACCCGGATCGACTTGGTCGTGATGGCGCCACTCTCAACTTCCCTTCCCTCAATGTCTCCTACACTGTCCGGGAACAACCTCTCGGCACTGCACGGCCGATTCGTATTGTCGGCATTGGAGCTGGAGCGAGCGGGCTAAACGTCATCCGTACCTTGCGGCTGAATCTCACCAACTACGAAGTCGTGGTATACGAAAAGAACATCGACGTCGGTGGAACATGGTTCGAGAATCAATACCCTGGATGTCGATGCGATGTACCAAGCCACAGTTACCAGTTCTCATGGCGACCAAAAAAGGACTGGACCAACTTCTTTTCTAGTGCCGAGGAAATTGAGGACTATCTTTGCCAGGTtgccgacgaggaggggcTGAGAGGGTCTATCAAGACCTCTCATGAGGTGGTCTCTGCTGTTTGGAACGAAGGCGACGGTCAATGGGAGCTGAGGATACGGAACCTTGAGAATGGACAGGAATTTGAGGACTATGCTACCTTTCTACTGAATGGTTCGGGCATACTGAA CAACTGGAAGTGGCCTGATGTTCAAGACCTCACCGTGTTCAAAGGCACATTGATACACACGGCTCGTTGGCCAAAGGATTTCGACCACACAGGCAAGACGATAGCGATCATTGGCAATGGTTCAACGGGAGTTCAAGTATTGCCAGCTCTCCAGCCCGGCGCCGCCAAAATTCACCACATCTTCCGGACACCCAGTTGGGTCATACCACCAAGGATACACGCCTGGAAAGTCATGGGTCAAGCAACAGAGGTCTGGGATAAGATACAGCTCGACGCCGAGGAAAACTTCTCGGAAGAAACTATTGAAAAGTTCAAGTCGGACCCGGAGTTCTACCGGGATTTTGTCAAGAGgattgaggttgaggtcaaCAGTGCTTTCCCAGTG GTCCTTGCCAAAAGCCCAGTTCAAGCCTTCGCCCGCGCGAAGGTAGCGGAGTACATGACAGCCATGCTCGGTGGGAACGAGCAGCTCTGCAAAGCTCTCATTCCAGACTTTCCACTAGGATGCCGAAGAATGACGCCTGGCCATGGGTATCTCCAAGCCCTGACAAAACCGAATGTTGAAGTCAGGAGAACGGACATGAAGCGCTTTGTACCGGAAGGCATCGAGCTTGCTTCAGGGGAGATCCTCAAAGTTGACGCCATAATCTGTGCCACGGGCTTCGAAACATCCTTTTGCCCGCGATTCCCCATCATTGGACGTGATGGCGCAAATCTGCAAGATCGATGGAGACAAGAGATCCCGAAGGCGTATATGTCTTGTGCTGTTCCAAGCCTCCCAAATTACTTCA TGTTCCTTGGCCCCAACGCACCCATTGGTCACGGCTCAGTCTTCACCCTCTCGGAACACATCGCCAAgtacatcaccaccatcatcaaaaagGTCCAAACCGAAGGAATCAAATCCATCGCCCCTTCCCAAGCAGCAGTAGATGACTACTTTGAGCACATTACCCACTTCATGCCAGCCACCACTTGGGCGGCGCCGGGGAGATCATGGTTCAAGATGGGAAGGGAGGAAGGACCGGTGGTGGCGCTTCATCCGGGGAGCAGGATTCATTTCTTTCATATGCTGGAACGGTTTAGAGGGGAGGATTGGGAGTATGAGTGGGATAATGCGAGGGGGAACAGGTTTGGGTACTTGGGGAATGGGTTCTCGACgcgggaggtgggggatgagaagggggattTGGCTTGGTATTTGGACGAGCCGGCTACGATATCGTAG
- a CDS encoding uncharacterized protein (EggNog:ENOG503NXNH; COG:I), with protein sequence MSNMGSRTKDDEPVNLLSLDGGGVRGVSSLVILDRIMEKIQRRDGLEEIPKPCDYFDMIAGTSLSQSCWGRLRMSTTEALKAYDDCAASIFNKKNRKTGQVSDKYKSTALKEAVQNLVKERGMGEMMRDPENPKKGKVIVCVMPADSVATGETKLELGAGVRKGLFIDAAVGFNNPANYLLKEALDEFGSRRRFGCLISIGTGTKSTETVRVKTGFKNYTKAWEQLQGLIGMVKNVATDTETSHKQIHDRFSRFPGSYHRFNVPDGAKEVELDEYKKIPQLKALTRDYLGGDSVGRQIREVVEGLGARGRFKHGLTLGHAYFPDSDQLFLSDRSKAMGIPSSFFIGRQDVLNKIDQVFCERDTGGVPRREFLLWGIGGVGKSEVALKAAENLDGSFKYIFYVDGSERSTIIHSYAEISKRYNLGGTNPETMFHMALEWMGRLADEWLLIFDDCNLSERAGFIPGRGKGNIIYTSRFNGLEHNFPAHLVYHVEPLAERDAVELFWELLVSWM encoded by the exons ATGTCGAATATGGGGTCGAGAACGAAAGATGATGAGCCGGTTAATCTTCTGTCGCTGG atggtggaggtgtaCGAGGTGTTTCGTCGTTGGTGATTCTGGATCGGATTATGGAAAAGATTCAGAGGAGGGATGGGCTGGAAGAGATACCGAAGCCTTGTGACTATTTTGATATGATTGCTGGGACGA GCTTATCGCAATCATGTTGGGGGAGACTAAGGATGTCTACTACTGAGGCCTTGAAGGCATACGACGATTGTGCTGCGAGTatcttcaacaagaagaacaggaaGACGGGGCAGGTGTCGGACAAGTACAAGTCCACTGCACTGAAGGAAGCTGTTCAGAACTTGGTCAAGGAgaggggaatgggggagatgatgagggacCCGGAAAATcccaagaaggggaaggtgattgtgtgtgtgatgcCTGCGGATTCTGTTGCGACGGGGGAGACGAAGCTG GAGCTGGGTGCAGGTGTGCGCAAGGGGTTATTCATTGACGCGGCAGTTGGCTTCAACAATCCGGCAAATTACCTTTTGAAGGAGGCGCTGGATGAGTTTGGATCTCGCCGCCGCTTTGGATGTTTGATCAGTATTGGTACGGGTACGAAATCGACCGAGACTGTGAGGGTGAAGACTGGATTCAAGAACTACACGAAGGCCTGGGAGCAGCTTCAAGGTCTTATTGGGATGGTCAAGAATGTGGCTACCGACACGGAGACGTCACATAAGCAGATTCATGACAGGTTTTCACGCTTTCCTGGGTCGTATCATCGGTTCAATGTACCGGATGGTGCcaaggaggttgagctgGATGAATATAAGAAGATTCCGCAGCTCAAGGCCTTGACTAGGGATTACCTCGGTGGGGATAGTGTAGGTCGACAAATAcgtgaggtggtggagggcttGGGGGCTCGTGGCAGGTTCAAGCATGGGTTGACTTTGGGCCATGCCT ACTTTCCGGACAGTGACCAGCTATTTCTCTCAGACAGATCCAAGGCGATGGGAATACCGAGCAGCTTCTTCATAGGGAGACAAGATGTGCTGAACAAAATCGATCAAGTGTTTTGCGAGCGCGACACAGGAGGAGTTCCAAGGAGGGAATTTCTTCTGTGGGGGATAGGAGGCGTTGGGAAAAGTGAAGTTGCCCTCAAGGCAGCAGAGAACCTGGATGGAAG TTTCAAATATATCTTTTACGTCGATGGGTCAGAAAGATCTACGATTATTCATTCGTACGCCGAGATTTCCAAACGATACAACTTGGGCGGTACCAATCCAGAAACAATGTTCCACATGGCACTGGAATGGATGGGGCGCTTGGCAGACGAATGGCTCTTGATTTTCGACGACTGCAACTTGAGTGAGCGCGCCGGTTTCATACCGGGCAGAGGAAAGGGCAACATCATCTACACATCACGCTTCAATGGCCTTGAGCACAACTTCCCTGCACACCTTGTCTACCACGTTGAACCTCTGGCCGAGAGGGACGCTGTTGAACTTTTTTGGGAGCTTCTGGTCTCTTGGATGTGA